One Melospiza melodia melodia isolate bMelMel2 chromosome 1, bMelMel2.pri, whole genome shotgun sequence genomic window carries:
- the C1H8orf88 gene encoding uncharacterized protein C8orf88 homolog yields MFQNVTEAKKFIGKSLQPARPVHQLSSKQASPIALNIRTELPSSTEVCLQSKVNWSSEMTEVKILTQTMMLCQPKQHESGEKKERIQYSRDFLLKLSNVSLSQKKPEFLPDHPIVLEKPVKNKPFIDICKK; encoded by the exons ATGTTTCAAAATGTTACAGAAGCAAAAAAGTTTATTGGTAAATCCCTTCAGCCAGCACGACCTGTGCATCAACTGTCTTCTAAACAAG CATCACCCATTGCATTAAACATTCGGACTGAATTACCCAGCAGCACTGAAGTATGTTTGCAGAGTAAGGTTAACTGG TCATCTGAAATGACTGAAGTGAAGATCTTAACTCAAACTATGATGCTCTGTCAACCAAAGCAACATgaatcaggagaaaaaaaag AAAGGATCCAATACAGCAGAGATTTCCTTCTGAAGCTTTCAAATGTTTCTCTCTCTCAGAAGAAACCAGAGTTTCTTCCTGATCATCCAATTGTACTTGAAAAGCCA GTAAAGAACAAACCTTTCATTGACATCTGCAAGAAGTGA